A portion of the Eulemur rufifrons isolate Redbay chromosome 30, OSU_ERuf_1, whole genome shotgun sequence genome contains these proteins:
- the LOC138378385 gene encoding protein LSM14 homolog A-like isoform X3 — MSRSKPYIGSKISLISKAEIRYEGTVHTIDTKNSIVSLAQVQSFGTEDRPTDYPVPPQDEVFEYIIFRRSAIKELILHEPPKPQCYLLQDPAIIQFSLGSSTSSFQSADSYGPFGRMPTYSQFSPSSLGGEQFGGVGVAGSSLISFGTETSNSDTLYQTSALGFGFTQDTRSLNMQLYQGPSSPLFDLLRKSPTMEQAVQIPSANLPAPAPVGRLSLVSTRPLPSSSQKTAENQEHRQAEVHNVSRPENEQLRNDSKRQVAPEDKLEKQKKPINGEGKGDLGVDTQKSEGNANEENPLGPNCYYDKTKSFFDNISCGDNTEWRLTRAEERRLNAETFGTPLRPNRGRGKYRGRGGVRFPKGRRRGSGRGGAFTTP, encoded by the exons ATGAGCAGGAGCAAACCTTACATTGGCAGCAAGATCAGCCTCATCTCCAAGGCAGAGATCCGCTACGAAGGCACTGTCCATACCATAGACACCAAGAACTCCATCGTATCCCTTGCCCAAGTTCAGTCCTTTGGTACAGAAGATAGACCAACAGATTATCCAGTCCCACCTCAAGATGAAGTCTTTGAATACATCATATTCCGCAGGAGTGCTATTAAAGAGCTCATTCTTCATGAGCCACCAAAACCACAATGTTATTTGCTTCAAGACCCAGCAATCATTCAGTTTTCACTAGGCTCATCTACTTCTTCATTCCAGTCAGCGGATTCTTATGGACCTTTTGGCAGGATGCCGACGTACAGTCAGTTTAGTCCAAGTTCACTAGGCGGGGAGCAGTTTGGTGGTGTTGGTGTTGCTGGAAGCTCCTTGATATCCTTTGGAACAGAAACATCAAACAGTGATACGTTATACCAAACAAGTGCACTTGGTTTTGGCTTTACACAAGATACAAGATCTCTAAACATGCAGTTATATCAAGGTCCTTCAAGCCCTCTGTTCGACCTTTTGAGAAAAAGCCCAACCATGGAACAAGCAGTACAGATTCCCTCAGCCAACTTACCTGCTCCAGCACCTGTTGGGAGACTGAGCCTTGTATCAACCAGGCCTTTGCCATCTAGCAGCCAAAAAACAGCAGAGAATCAAGAGCACAGGCAAGCTGAAGTACACAACGTTTCAAGGCCAGAAAATGAGCAACTCAGAAATGATAGCAAAAGACAAGTAGCTCCAG aagataaacttGAGAAACAGAAGAAGCCTATAAATGGTGAAGGTAAAGGAGACTTAGGGGTTGATACCCAGAAGAGTGAAGGAAATGCCAATGAAGAAAATCCACTTGGACCTAATTGCTATTACGACAAAACTAAATCCTTCTTTGATAATATTTCTTGTGGTGATAATACAGAGTGGAGACTAACCAGGGCTGAAGAAAGAAGATTAAATGCTGAAACATTTGGAACCCCCCTTCGTCCAAACCGTGGCCGTGGGAAGTACAGAGGCAGAGGAGGTGTTCGTTTCCCTAAAGGCAGAAGACGTGGTAGTGGCAGAGGTGGTGCCTTCACCACCCCTTGA
- the LOC138378385 gene encoding protein LSM14 homolog A-like isoform X6, which translates to MSRSKPYIGSKISLISKAEIRYEGTVHTIDTKNSIVSLAQVQSFGTEDRPTDYPVPPQDEVFEYIIFRRSAIKELILHEPPKPQCYLLQDPAIIQFSLGSSTSSFQSADSYGPFGRMPTYSQFSPSSLGGEQFGGVGVAGSSLISFGTETSNSDTLYQTSALGFGFTQDTRSLNMQLYQAEVHNVSRPENEQLRNDSKRQVAPEDKLEKQKKPINGEGKGDLGVDTQKSEGNANEENPLGPNCYYDKTKSFFDNISCGDNTEWRLTRAEERRLNAETFGTPLRPNRGRGKYRGRGGVRFPKGRRRGSGRGGAFTTP; encoded by the exons ATGAGCAGGAGCAAACCTTACATTGGCAGCAAGATCAGCCTCATCTCCAAGGCAGAGATCCGCTACGAAGGCACTGTCCATACCATAGACACCAAGAACTCCATCGTATCCCTTGCCCAAGTTCAGTCCTTTGGTACAGAAGATAGACCAACAGATTATCCAGTCCCACCTCAAGATGAAGTCTTTGAATACATCATATTCCGCAGGAGTGCTATTAAAGAGCTCATTCTTCATGAGCCACCAAAACCACAATGTTATTTGCTTCAAGACCCAGCAATCATTCAGTTTTCACTAGGCTCATCTACTTCTTCATTCCAGTCAGCGGATTCTTATGGACCTTTTGGCAGGATGCCGACGTACAGTCAGTTTAGTCCAAGTTCACTAGGCGGGGAGCAGTTTGGTGGTGTTGGTGTTGCTGGAAGCTCCTTGATATCCTTTGGAACAGAAACATCAAACAGTGATACGTTATACCAAACAAGTGCACTTGGTTTTGGCTTTACACAAGATACAAGATCTCTAAACATGCAGTTATATCAAG CTGAAGTACACAACGTTTCAAGGCCAGAAAATGAGCAACTCAGAAATGATAGCAAAAGACAAGTAGCTCCAG aagataaacttGAGAAACAGAAGAAGCCTATAAATGGTGAAGGTAAAGGAGACTTAGGGGTTGATACCCAGAAGAGTGAAGGAAATGCCAATGAAGAAAATCCACTTGGACCTAATTGCTATTACGACAAAACTAAATCCTTCTTTGATAATATTTCTTGTGGTGATAATACAGAGTGGAGACTAACCAGGGCTGAAGAAAGAAGATTAAATGCTGAAACATTTGGAACCCCCCTTCGTCCAAACCGTGGCCGTGGGAAGTACAGAGGCAGAGGAGGTGTTCGTTTCCCTAAAGGCAGAAGACGTGGTAGTGGCAGAGGTGGTGCCTTCACCACCCCTTGA
- the LOC138378385 gene encoding protein LSM14 homolog A-like isoform X4 has translation MSRSKPYIGSKISLISKAEIRYEGTVHTIDTKNSIVSLAQVQSFGTEDRPTDYPVPPQDEVFEYIIFRRSAIKELILHEPPKPQCYLLQDPAIIQFSLGSSTSSFQSADSYGPFGRMPTYSQFSPSSLGGEQFGGVGVAGSSLISFGTETSNSDTLYQTSALGFGFTQDTRSLNMQLYQAEVHNVSRPENEQLRNDSKRQVAPGATLAPRGGCGGHPDGTGRFDVWRDGPVKFEKDFETANAQFNKEEIDREFHNKLKLKEDKLEKQKKPINGEGKGDLGVDTQKSEGNANEENPLGPNCYYDKTKSFFDNISCGDNTEWRLTRAEERRLNAETFGTPLRPNRGRGKYRGRGGVRFPKGRRRGSGRGGAFTTP, from the exons ATGAGCAGGAGCAAACCTTACATTGGCAGCAAGATCAGCCTCATCTCCAAGGCAGAGATCCGCTACGAAGGCACTGTCCATACCATAGACACCAAGAACTCCATCGTATCCCTTGCCCAAGTTCAGTCCTTTGGTACAGAAGATAGACCAACAGATTATCCAGTCCCACCTCAAGATGAAGTCTTTGAATACATCATATTCCGCAGGAGTGCTATTAAAGAGCTCATTCTTCATGAGCCACCAAAACCACAATGTTATTTGCTTCAAGACCCAGCAATCATTCAGTTTTCACTAGGCTCATCTACTTCTTCATTCCAGTCAGCGGATTCTTATGGACCTTTTGGCAGGATGCCGACGTACAGTCAGTTTAGTCCAAGTTCACTAGGCGGGGAGCAGTTTGGTGGTGTTGGTGTTGCTGGAAGCTCCTTGATATCCTTTGGAACAGAAACATCAAACAGTGATACGTTATACCAAACAAGTGCACTTGGTTTTGGCTTTACACAAGATACAAGATCTCTAAACATGCAGTTATATCAAG CTGAAGTACACAACGTTTCAAGGCCAGAAAATGAGCAACTCAGAAATGATAGCAAAAGACAAGTAGCTCCAGGTGCTACTTTGGCTCCAAGAGGAGGGTGTGGAGGTCATCCAGATGGTACGGGAAGATTTGATGTATGGCGAGATGGCCCAGTGAAGTTTGAGAAAGACTTTGAAACTGCAAATGCACAATTTAACAAGGAAGAGATTGACAGAGAGTTTCATAATAAACTtaaattaaaagaagataaacttGAGAAACAGAAGAAGCCTATAAATGGTGAAGGTAAAGGAGACTTAGGGGTTGATACCCAGAAGAGTGAAGGAAATGCCAATGAAGAAAATCCACTTGGACCTAATTGCTATTACGACAAAACTAAATCCTTCTTTGATAATATTTCTTGTGGTGATAATACAGAGTGGAGACTAACCAGGGCTGAAGAAAGAAGATTAAATGCTGAAACATTTGGAACCCCCCTTCGTCCAAACCGTGGCCGTGGGAAGTACAGAGGCAGAGGAGGTGTTCGTTTCCCTAAAGGCAGAAGACGTGGTAGTGGCAGAGGTGGTGCCTTCACCACCCCTTGA
- the LOC138378385 gene encoding protein LSM14 homolog A-like isoform X5, whose product MSRSKPYIGSKISLISKAEIRYEGTVHTIDTKNSIVSLAQVQSFGTEDRPTDYPVPPQDEVFEYIIFRRSAIKELILHEPPKPQCYLLQDPAIIQFSLGSSTSSFQSADSYGPFGRMPTYSQFSPSSLGGEQFGGVGVAGSSLISFGTETSNSDTLYQTSALGFGFTQDTRSLNMQLYQAPGATLAPRGGCGGHPDGTGRFDVWRDGPVKFEKDFETANAQFNKEEIDREFHNKLKLKEDKLEKQKKPINGEGKGDLGVDTQKSEGNANEENPLGPNCYYDKTKSFFDNISCGDNTEWRLTRAEERRLNAETFGTPLRPNRGRGKYRGRGGVRFPKGRRRGSGRGGAFTTP is encoded by the exons ATGAGCAGGAGCAAACCTTACATTGGCAGCAAGATCAGCCTCATCTCCAAGGCAGAGATCCGCTACGAAGGCACTGTCCATACCATAGACACCAAGAACTCCATCGTATCCCTTGCCCAAGTTCAGTCCTTTGGTACAGAAGATAGACCAACAGATTATCCAGTCCCACCTCAAGATGAAGTCTTTGAATACATCATATTCCGCAGGAGTGCTATTAAAGAGCTCATTCTTCATGAGCCACCAAAACCACAATGTTATTTGCTTCAAGACCCAGCAATCATTCAGTTTTCACTAGGCTCATCTACTTCTTCATTCCAGTCAGCGGATTCTTATGGACCTTTTGGCAGGATGCCGACGTACAGTCAGTTTAGTCCAAGTTCACTAGGCGGGGAGCAGTTTGGTGGTGTTGGTGTTGCTGGAAGCTCCTTGATATCCTTTGGAACAGAAACATCAAACAGTGATACGTTATACCAAACAAGTGCACTTGGTTTTGGCTTTACACAAGATACAAGATCTCTAAACATGCAGTTATATCAAG CTCCAGGTGCTACTTTGGCTCCAAGAGGAGGGTGTGGAGGTCATCCAGATGGTACGGGAAGATTTGATGTATGGCGAGATGGCCCAGTGAAGTTTGAGAAAGACTTTGAAACTGCAAATGCACAATTTAACAAGGAAGAGATTGACAGAGAGTTTCATAATAAACTtaaattaaaagaagataaacttGAGAAACAGAAGAAGCCTATAAATGGTGAAGGTAAAGGAGACTTAGGGGTTGATACCCAGAAGAGTGAAGGAAATGCCAATGAAGAAAATCCACTTGGACCTAATTGCTATTACGACAAAACTAAATCCTTCTTTGATAATATTTCTTGTGGTGATAATACAGAGTGGAGACTAACCAGGGCTGAAGAAAGAAGATTAAATGCTGAAACATTTGGAACCCCCCTTCGTCCAAACCGTGGCCGTGGGAAGTACAGAGGCAGAGGAGGTGTTCGTTTCCCTAAAGGCAGAAGACGTGGTAGTGGCAGAGGTGGTGCCTTCACCACCCCTTGA
- the LOC138378385 gene encoding protein LSM14 homolog A-like isoform X1: protein MSRSKPYIGSKISLISKAEIRYEGTVHTIDTKNSIVSLAQVQSFGTEDRPTDYPVPPQDEVFEYIIFRRSAIKELILHEPPKPQCYLLQDPAIIQFSLGSSTSSFQSADSYGPFGRMPTYSQFSPSSLGGEQFGGVGVAGSSLISFGTETSNSDTLYQTSALGFGFTQDTRSLNMQLYQGPSSPLFDLLRKSPTMEQAVQIPSANLPAPAPVGRLSLVSTRPLPSSSQKTAENQEHRQAEVHNVSRPENEQLRNDSKRQVAPGATLAPRGGCGGHPDGTGRFDVWRDGPVKFEKDFETANAQFNKEEIDREFHNKLKLKEDKLEKQKKPINGEGKGDLGVDTQKSEGNANEENPLGPNCYYDKTKSFFDNISCGDNTEWRLTRAEERRLNAETFGTPLRPNRGRGKYRGRGGVRFPKGRRRGSGRGGAFTTP from the coding sequence ATGAGCAGGAGCAAACCTTACATTGGCAGCAAGATCAGCCTCATCTCCAAGGCAGAGATCCGCTACGAAGGCACTGTCCATACCATAGACACCAAGAACTCCATCGTATCCCTTGCCCAAGTTCAGTCCTTTGGTACAGAAGATAGACCAACAGATTATCCAGTCCCACCTCAAGATGAAGTCTTTGAATACATCATATTCCGCAGGAGTGCTATTAAAGAGCTCATTCTTCATGAGCCACCAAAACCACAATGTTATTTGCTTCAAGACCCAGCAATCATTCAGTTTTCACTAGGCTCATCTACTTCTTCATTCCAGTCAGCGGATTCTTATGGACCTTTTGGCAGGATGCCGACGTACAGTCAGTTTAGTCCAAGTTCACTAGGCGGGGAGCAGTTTGGTGGTGTTGGTGTTGCTGGAAGCTCCTTGATATCCTTTGGAACAGAAACATCAAACAGTGATACGTTATACCAAACAAGTGCACTTGGTTTTGGCTTTACACAAGATACAAGATCTCTAAACATGCAGTTATATCAAGGTCCTTCAAGCCCTCTGTTCGACCTTTTGAGAAAAAGCCCAACCATGGAACAAGCAGTACAGATTCCCTCAGCCAACTTACCTGCTCCAGCACCTGTTGGGAGACTGAGCCTTGTATCAACCAGGCCTTTGCCATCTAGCAGCCAAAAAACAGCAGAGAATCAAGAGCACAGGCAAGCTGAAGTACACAACGTTTCAAGGCCAGAAAATGAGCAACTCAGAAATGATAGCAAAAGACAAGTAGCTCCAGGTGCTACTTTGGCTCCAAGAGGAGGGTGTGGAGGTCATCCAGATGGTACGGGAAGATTTGATGTATGGCGAGATGGCCCAGTGAAGTTTGAGAAAGACTTTGAAACTGCAAATGCACAATTTAACAAGGAAGAGATTGACAGAGAGTTTCATAATAAACTtaaattaaaagaagataaacttGAGAAACAGAAGAAGCCTATAAATGGTGAAGGTAAAGGAGACTTAGGGGTTGATACCCAGAAGAGTGAAGGAAATGCCAATGAAGAAAATCCACTTGGACCTAATTGCTATTACGACAAAACTAAATCCTTCTTTGATAATATTTCTTGTGGTGATAATACAGAGTGGAGACTAACCAGGGCTGAAGAAAGAAGATTAAATGCTGAAACATTTGGAACCCCCCTTCGTCCAAACCGTGGCCGTGGGAAGTACAGAGGCAGAGGAGGTGTTCGTTTCCCTAAAGGCAGAAGACGTGGTAGTGGCAGAGGTGGTGCCTTCACCACCCCTTGA
- the LOC138378385 gene encoding protein LSM14 homolog A-like isoform X2, translating to MSRSKPYIGSKISLISKAEIRYEGTVHTIDTKNSIVSLAQVQSFGTEDRPTDYPVPPQDEVFEYIIFRRSAIKELILHEPPKPQCYLLQDPAIIQFSLGSSTSSFQSADSYGPFGRMPTYSQFSPSSLGGEQFGGVGLYQGPSSPLFDLLRKSPTMEQAVQIPSANLPAPAPVGRLSLVSTRPLPSSSQKTAENQEHRQAEVHNVSRPENEQLRNDSKRQVAPGATLAPRGGCGGHPDGTGRFDVWRDGPVKFEKDFETANAQFNKEEIDREFHNKLKLKEDKLEKQKKPINGEGKGDLGVDTQKSEGNANEENPLGPNCYYDKTKSFFDNISCGDNTEWRLTRAEERRLNAETFGTPLRPNRGRGKYRGRGGVRFPKGRRRGSGRGGAFTTP from the exons ATGAGCAGGAGCAAACCTTACATTGGCAGCAAGATCAGCCTCATCTCCAAGGCAGAGATCCGCTACGAAGGCACTGTCCATACCATAGACACCAAGAACTCCATCGTATCCCTTGCCCAAGTTCAGTCCTTTGGTACAGAAGATAGACCAACAGATTATCCAGTCCCACCTCAAGATGAAGTCTTTGAATACATCATATTCCGCAGGAGTGCTATTAAAGAGCTCATTCTTCATGAGCCACCAAAACCACAATGTTATTTGCTTCAAGACCCAGCAATCATTCAGTTTTCACTAGGCTCATCTACTTCTTCATTCCAGTCAGCGGATTCTTATGGACCTTTTGGCAGGATGCCGACGTACAGTCAGTTTAGTCCAAGTTCACTAGGCGGGGAGCAGTTTGGTGGTGTTGGT TTATATCAAGGTCCTTCAAGCCCTCTGTTCGACCTTTTGAGAAAAAGCCCAACCATGGAACAAGCAGTACAGATTCCCTCAGCCAACTTACCTGCTCCAGCACCTGTTGGGAGACTGAGCCTTGTATCAACCAGGCCTTTGCCATCTAGCAGCCAAAAAACAGCAGAGAATCAAGAGCACAGGCAAGCTGAAGTACACAACGTTTCAAGGCCAGAAAATGAGCAACTCAGAAATGATAGCAAAAGACAAGTAGCTCCAGGTGCTACTTTGGCTCCAAGAGGAGGGTGTGGAGGTCATCCAGATGGTACGGGAAGATTTGATGTATGGCGAGATGGCCCAGTGAAGTTTGAGAAAGACTTTGAAACTGCAAATGCACAATTTAACAAGGAAGAGATTGACAGAGAGTTTCATAATAAACTtaaattaaaagaagataaacttGAGAAACAGAAGAAGCCTATAAATGGTGAAGGTAAAGGAGACTTAGGGGTTGATACCCAGAAGAGTGAAGGAAATGCCAATGAAGAAAATCCACTTGGACCTAATTGCTATTACGACAAAACTAAATCCTTCTTTGATAATATTTCTTGTGGTGATAATACAGAGTGGAGACTAACCAGGGCTGAAGAAAGAAGATTAAATGCTGAAACATTTGGAACCCCCCTTCGTCCAAACCGTGGCCGTGGGAAGTACAGAGGCAGAGGAGGTGTTCGTTTCCCTAAAGGCAGAAGACGTGGTAGTGGCAGAGGTGGTGCCTTCACCACCCCTTGA